From Nitrospiraceae bacterium, a single genomic window includes:
- the hemG gene encoding protoporphyrinogen oxidase, which produces MMKIPYQVVIVGGGISGLATAYALTEEGAKIQIPVQCTVVEREPRWGGKILTHVTDSYLIEGGPDSFLTSKPWALELCRTLGLQDQLISTNPQHNQTFSFCRGALRELPQGLLAFRPRRVDTLVSSGLLSWGGMLRMAAERFWPKQNPWPSDESLGAFFRRRFGTEAFEYLIEPLVAGIYAGDADELSIESTFPRFRELEREHGSVIKGMRKALASPPSAPRPSGAATSMFMSLRGGLGELIQSLVETLRKRGVELMAGVGCLEIQSPTLGSGEFQVILENGNRLPADAVVLATPAYQTARLLRAFQPGIASLLDGIPYASTATISMGYPAESIASQIRGFGFVVPHKEQRPLLAATWTSLKWPDRSRAGETLIRCYIGGRGRETVVEQDDSSLVTCVRGELLSMVGITAAPTYAEVHRWRQGMPQYVLGHQERLAKVQEQLARSPGLYVTGAGLYGIGIPDCIREGMKVGKQILPDHAQNHAIKNSGSTESGGMGQIG; this is translated from the coding sequence ATGATGAAAATTCCATACCAAGTCGTCATTGTCGGAGGGGGGATATCCGGACTGGCCACGGCATATGCTCTCACGGAGGAGGGTGCGAAAATACAGATACCCGTGCAATGCACCGTCGTTGAACGAGAGCCTCGGTGGGGTGGAAAAATCCTGACGCATGTGACAGACAGCTATCTGATCGAAGGTGGACCTGACTCGTTCCTGACTTCCAAGCCCTGGGCTCTAGAATTGTGTCGCACGTTGGGACTTCAGGATCAGTTGATTTCTACCAATCCCCAACATAATCAGACATTTTCATTTTGCCGGGGAGCATTGCGAGAACTCCCACAAGGCTTATTGGCCTTTCGACCCAGACGGGTTGATACGCTTGTCTCCAGCGGGCTCTTAAGCTGGGGGGGGATGCTTCGCATGGCTGCCGAACGGTTTTGGCCAAAACAGAATCCTTGGCCGTCAGACGAATCTTTGGGAGCGTTTTTTCGTCGACGGTTTGGCACTGAGGCCTTTGAATATTTAATCGAGCCATTGGTGGCAGGTATCTATGCCGGGGATGCCGATGAACTCAGTATAGAGTCGACCTTCCCTCGATTCCGCGAATTAGAGCGAGAGCATGGCAGTGTCATTAAGGGAATGCGAAAGGCTTTGGCCAGCCCACCCTCCGCCCCCCGCCCATCCGGCGCAGCCACCAGCATGTTTATGTCGCTTCGAGGTGGATTAGGTGAGCTTATTCAGAGCCTGGTGGAGACATTGCGCAAACGCGGAGTAGAGTTGATGGCAGGGGTCGGGTGTCTGGAAATTCAATCTCCGACCCTGGGGTCCGGGGAATTCCAGGTTATATTGGAGAATGGAAATCGGCTTCCAGCTGATGCGGTCGTGTTGGCCACTCCGGCATATCAGACGGCCCGCTTACTTCGGGCATTTCAACCCGGAATAGCGAGTCTGCTAGATGGGATTCCCTATGCTTCGACCGCGACGATTTCTATGGGCTATCCGGCTGAATCCATTGCTTCACAGATACGAGGATTCGGATTTGTGGTGCCCCACAAAGAACAGCGGCCCTTATTAGCCGCAACCTGGACTTCGTTGAAGTGGCCCGATCGCAGCCGGGCTGGGGAAACTCTGATCCGTTGTTATATCGGAGGTCGAGGGCGAGAGACGGTTGTGGAGCAGGATGATAGCTCACTTGTGACGTGCGTCCGCGGGGAATTACTTTCTATGGTCGGAATCACGGCTGCCCCGACCTATGCTGAAGTCCATCGATGGAGGCAGGGAATGCCTCAATATGTGCTCGGACATCAGGAACGATTGGCTAAGGTTCAGGAACAGTTAGCCCGTTCGCCAGGTCTGTATGTCACGGGAGCAGGCTTGTACGGCATCGGTATCCCCGATTGTATCCGGGAAGGCATGAAGGTTGGAAAGCAAATCCTACCGGACCATGCCCAAAACCATGCAATAAAGAATTCTGGAAGCACAGAATCCGGTGGAATGGGCCAGATTGGATAA
- a CDS encoding acylphosphatase, whose product MEAIVRAHAFVSGKVQGVGFRAFVQKQANKMALHGWVRNRAEGGVELEVEGPQASVHTFLEALHKGPPLSQVLQVTVDWKDPNRQTEGFHVLRTSL is encoded by the coding sequence ATGGAAGCCATTGTTCGGGCTCATGCCTTTGTCAGTGGAAAAGTTCAAGGAGTCGGGTTTCGAGCGTTTGTGCAAAAGCAGGCCAACAAAATGGCATTACATGGTTGGGTGCGAAACCGTGCTGAAGGGGGAGTCGAATTAGAAGTTGAAGGGCCTCAAGCATCAGTTCATACCTTTCTTGAAGCCCTTCACAAAGGACCTCCTCTCTCTCAAGTTCTTCAGGTAACGGTTGACTGGAAAGACCCAAACAGGCAAACTGAAGGGTTTCATGTCCTTCGTACTTCTCTGTAA
- the hemE gene encoding uroporphyrinogen decarboxylase, translated as MNDRFLKACLRQPVDRTPVWFMRQAGRYMEEYQAIRRKHSILEVCKTPELAAEVTLQPINRFDLDAAIIFADILLPLQAMGLNLEFIEGKGPVIDNPIRGEMGIVDLRPVDGEAFAYAGEAIRQALQALDNRVPLLGFAGAPFTLASYAIEGGSSRDYARTKHLMFSQPTVWHQLMSKLSVVVVEYLRVQSRAGAQAIQLFDSWVGCLSPGDYEEYVLPHVQNIFSALRVEGIPLIYFGTGTTGLLPLMRKAGSDVMGVDWRVRLDEAWGTIGFDVSIQGNLDPMVLFAPEKEIERRVKDIMQQAGGRPGHIFNLGHGILPNTPLHSVEFAIDCVRRYSTASSRE; from the coding sequence ATGAATGATCGATTTTTAAAAGCCTGCTTGCGTCAGCCCGTAGACCGAACCCCTGTTTGGTTTATGCGGCAAGCAGGGCGATACATGGAAGAGTACCAGGCTATCCGGCGCAAGCATTCTATTTTGGAGGTATGCAAAACCCCTGAGTTAGCAGCCGAGGTCACGCTTCAACCGATTAATCGCTTTGATCTGGATGCGGCGATCATTTTTGCCGATATTTTGTTGCCTCTCCAGGCCATGGGATTAAACCTGGAATTTATAGAAGGGAAGGGTCCGGTCATTGACAACCCGATACGAGGTGAGATGGGCATTGTGGATCTTCGTCCGGTCGATGGAGAGGCGTTTGCCTATGCCGGAGAAGCCATTCGCCAGGCACTTCAGGCTCTCGATAATCGAGTTCCGTTGCTGGGATTTGCCGGAGCGCCGTTTACATTAGCCAGTTATGCTATTGAAGGCGGCAGCTCGCGTGACTATGCCCGAACCAAACATTTAATGTTTTCGCAGCCGACCGTGTGGCATCAATTGATGTCCAAACTGTCCGTGGTTGTTGTGGAGTATTTACGGGTCCAAAGTCGAGCAGGCGCTCAAGCCATTCAACTCTTTGACAGTTGGGTCGGTTGTTTAAGTCCTGGCGATTATGAAGAATATGTCCTTCCTCATGTTCAAAATATTTTTTCTGCCTTACGGGTTGAGGGGATTCCCCTCATCTATTTTGGAACGGGGACGACCGGACTTCTTCCGCTGATGCGAAAGGCGGGAAGCGATGTGATGGGTGTCGATTGGCGAGTGCGTTTGGATGAAGCATGGGGCACTATCGGGTTTGATGTGAGCATTCAAGGCAATCTGGATCCTATGGTTCTGTTCGCCCCGGAAAAAGAAATTGAGCGTCGGGTGAAGGATATAATGCAGCAAGCTGGGGGCAGACCTGGTCACATTTTTAATTTGGGTCACGGCATTCTTCCTAATACCCCTTTACACAGCGTTGAATTTGCTATTGACTGTGTTCGCCGGTATTCAACGGCTTCTTCACGTGAATGA
- a CDS encoding XTP/dITP diphosphatase, with amino-acid sequence MVIDSLVLATGNRHKVKEIQSILNDVGIRMLTLNEFPDFPAVEEDGLTCQANAVKKAVATAKYTGHWALADDTGLEVDALQGRPGVYAARYAGEHATYEDNCQKLLQELHGVPSDQRTARFITVVALANPDGETETVEGVLEGIITQEFHGTGGFGYDPVFYVPQIGKTLAEMTFSEKNRISHRAQAVTNAKSLLTTHRHLAQESGRSAAR; translated from the coding sequence ATGGTCATTGATTCGTTAGTTCTGGCAACCGGGAATCGGCATAAAGTTAAGGAAATTCAATCTATTCTCAATGATGTGGGCATTCGCATGCTAACCTTGAATGAATTTCCTGATTTTCCGGCTGTTGAAGAAGATGGGCTCACCTGTCAGGCCAATGCCGTGAAAAAGGCCGTGGCCACAGCCAAATATACCGGACACTGGGCCTTGGCTGACGATACCGGATTGGAAGTGGATGCCTTACAAGGACGTCCTGGGGTCTATGCAGCCCGATACGCCGGGGAGCATGCCACTTACGAGGACAACTGTCAAAAACTGTTGCAGGAATTACACGGGGTGCCTTCAGATCAGCGAACCGCCCGTTTTATCACCGTGGTGGCGCTGGCCAATCCGGATGGAGAGACAGAAACCGTGGAAGGCGTGTTAGAAGGAATTATTACCCAGGAGTTTCACGGGACGGGTGGATTCGGGTACGATCCGGTATTCTATGTTCCTCAAATAGGAAAAACACTAGCGGAGATGACCTTTTCAGAAAAAAATCGAATAAGCCATCGCGCTCAAGCGGTGACCAATGCCAAGAGTCTTCTCACCACACATCGTCATTTAGCACAAGAGTCGGGGCGTAGCGCAGCCCGGTAG
- the serS gene encoding serine--tRNA ligase: MHDIRILSDQLDSLRSQLGARAGDIPWETVQTLADQRRVLISQTEELRHQLKKGSDQIAELKRTKQPCEDATTALREIRDRIQTMDVELRTTEERLQDQALRIPNIPHESVPPGKDEHENVEVRQWGTPLEFSFPARSHQDLGEALGILDFKRATKIAGARFCVSMGVGALLERALANFMLDCHTQEHGYTEVLPPMLVNRPSMTGTGQLPKFAEDLFHLPEEDFFLIPTAEVPVTNLLREEILDAEQLPLRLVAYTSCFRREAGSYGKDTQGLIRMHQFQKVELVNFVRPEDSYDQLERLTQAAESILQKLGLSYRVVALCSGDLGFSAAKTYDLEVWLPSQQRYREISSCSNFEAFQARRANIRFRSKKDKPQFLHTLNGSGLAIGRTVVAILENFQQADGTVHIPEALQPYMKGVNVIRPVAFP, from the coding sequence ATGCACGATATCCGAATCCTTAGCGACCAACTCGACTCTCTCCGCTCCCAACTCGGTGCCCGGGCTGGCGATATTCCCTGGGAAACCGTCCAGACCTTAGCGGACCAACGACGTGTCCTCATCTCCCAAACCGAGGAGCTTCGCCACCAGCTCAAAAAAGGATCGGATCAGATTGCCGAATTGAAGCGTACCAAACAACCGTGCGAGGATGCCACAACCGCTCTTCGGGAAATTCGCGACCGCATCCAGACCATGGACGTGGAATTGCGCACCACCGAAGAACGATTACAAGACCAGGCCCTCAGAATTCCCAATATTCCTCACGAATCGGTTCCGCCGGGGAAGGACGAACACGAGAACGTTGAGGTGCGACAATGGGGCACCCCTCTGGAATTTTCCTTCCCCGCCAGATCCCATCAGGACCTGGGAGAAGCCCTCGGCATTCTCGATTTCAAACGGGCCACGAAAATTGCCGGAGCCAGATTTTGCGTGTCGATGGGCGTAGGCGCGCTTTTGGAAAGAGCGCTGGCCAATTTCATGCTTGATTGCCATACCCAGGAACATGGCTACACGGAAGTGCTTCCGCCCATGCTCGTCAACCGGCCCTCCATGACCGGAACCGGCCAGTTACCCAAGTTTGCAGAAGATCTCTTTCATCTTCCGGAAGAAGATTTCTTTCTCATCCCTACGGCTGAAGTTCCCGTCACCAACCTGTTGCGAGAGGAAATCCTGGACGCAGAGCAACTCCCGTTACGCCTTGTGGCCTATACTTCCTGTTTTCGACGGGAGGCCGGGTCCTATGGTAAGGACACACAAGGCCTGATTCGCATGCACCAATTCCAAAAAGTGGAACTCGTCAACTTTGTTCGTCCGGAAGATTCCTATGACCAACTGGAACGCCTGACCCAAGCCGCGGAATCCATTCTTCAAAAATTGGGACTTTCCTATCGTGTCGTCGCATTATGCTCCGGTGACCTGGGATTTTCTGCCGCAAAGACATACGATCTTGAAGTCTGGCTTCCTTCGCAACAACGGTATCGGGAGATTTCATCCTGCAGTAATTTTGAAGCGTTTCAAGCCCGTCGAGCCAATATCCGCTTTCGCTCTAAAAAGGACAAACCTCAATTCCTCCATACACTCAATGGTTCAGGCCTGGCCATTGGGCGAACGGTGGTCGCCATTTTGGAGAACTTCCAGCAAGCCGATGGGACCGTGCATATTCCTGAAGCCTTGCAACCCTATATGAAGGGAGTTAACGTCATCCGTCCGGTTGCTTTTCCATAA
- a CDS encoding site-specific integrase, translated as MARKGRVDRGLYSKPNVQGKLLWYVRLFHHGKGNRFGPFTTKTMAREFYEKCKREQREGQFFPERYHQQGTPLATDWIDQYVGKLSVSGKSAKTQYEERRYGEWWKTRLAGKQLSHITPSDLDEAKEKLVGKGYAAETIKHYLKFLRHALNLAVRDSKVEKNPFSRFTMPKTGHGKTRFLTMMEEAALLKALGQPYATWARLAILTGLRKNELFSLRWTNVDMEQRFISLPQTKSGKAQYVPLNEEAKTLLRAFPSWEHSVWVFPSKIQRSRKTKRSHLDSYNFYGRIFRPAVKEAKLEGVTWHTLRHTFASRLAMNGQSDSTIAALLRHSGTALVQRYAHLSPTHLRAAVEGVAS; from the coding sequence ATGGCACGCAAAGGCCGAGTAGACCGAGGGTTGTATTCTAAACCCAATGTTCAAGGGAAACTGTTGTGGTATGTGCGCCTGTTTCACCATGGGAAGGGGAACAGGTTTGGTCCGTTCACGACGAAAACCATGGCACGGGAATTCTATGAAAAGTGTAAGCGAGAACAACGCGAGGGACAGTTTTTCCCTGAGCGGTACCACCAGCAAGGCACTCCTCTCGCGACTGATTGGATTGATCAGTATGTAGGAAAATTGTCGGTATCGGGCAAGAGTGCCAAAACACAATATGAAGAACGCCGCTACGGAGAATGGTGGAAAACGCGGTTGGCCGGAAAACAGTTGTCCCACATTACCCCATCGGACCTGGATGAGGCCAAAGAGAAATTGGTGGGAAAAGGGTACGCCGCCGAGACCATCAAGCACTACTTGAAATTCTTGCGGCATGCCCTGAATCTGGCGGTTCGGGACAGCAAGGTCGAGAAGAACCCGTTTTCTCGATTCACGATGCCCAAAACCGGGCACGGTAAGACCCGTTTCCTTACTATGATGGAAGAAGCAGCTTTGCTGAAAGCGTTGGGGCAACCCTATGCCACATGGGCACGGCTGGCGATATTGACGGGGCTGCGAAAGAATGAACTCTTTTCCCTTCGGTGGACCAACGTTGACATGGAACAACGATTCATCTCTTTGCCGCAGACGAAATCTGGCAAGGCGCAATATGTCCCGTTGAACGAAGAAGCCAAAACATTGTTGAGGGCCTTTCCCTCCTGGGAACACTCCGTGTGGGTCTTTCCGAGCAAGATCCAGAGGAGTCGCAAGACTAAGAGGAGTCATTTGGATAGCTACAACTTCTACGGGCGGATCTTTCGGCCAGCGGTCAAAGAAGCCAAACTGGAAGGGGTTACCTGGCACACCTTGCGGCATACCTTTGCTAGTCGATTGGCCATGAATGGGCAGAGTGACAGCACCATTGCTGCCCTGCTCCGGCATAGCGGTACGGCCTTGGTTCAACGGTATGCCCACCTCTCTCCCACACACTTGCGAGCGGCAGTCGAAGGCGTGGCAAGTTAG
- a CDS encoding TraR/DksA C4-type zinc finger protein, whose amino-acid sequence MDSGDQALVDLDREMGISLQEMRNRERQLIDDALESLDEGTYGVCAECGGEINEKRLQALPFARLCVECKSKRELMEKIERSEQRQ is encoded by the coding sequence ATGGATAGCGGGGACCAGGCGCTGGTGGATTTGGATCGCGAAATGGGAATTTCGCTCCAGGAAATGCGAAACCGTGAACGACAACTGATAGATGACGCCTTGGAAAGTTTGGATGAAGGCACCTATGGCGTGTGCGCGGAATGTGGTGGAGAGATTAATGAAAAGCGTTTGCAAGCGCTTCCGTTTGCCCGTTTATGCGTTGAGTGTAAATCCAAACGTGAACTGATGGAAAAAATTGAACGATCGGAGCAGCGGCAATAA
- the rph gene encoding ribonuclease PH — translation MLPTLGIPRTDNRRADELRPVKITRPFTKYAEGSVLIEMGETKVVCTASVEEKVPPFLRDKGQGWITAEYGMLPRSTHDRMSREASKGKQGGRTLEIQRLVGRSLRAVTDMHQMGERSIWIDCDVIQADGGTRTASITGAYIALADAFSTLKEKGLIKQCPLLDYLAAISIGKIAGEIRLDLSYDEDSQADVDMNLVMTGNGRMVEVQGTAEQSPFSKKDLDEFLAMGWEGIQRLITLQKELIGSIA, via the coding sequence ATGTTACCGACACTTGGAATCCCGCGTACAGATAATCGACGGGCGGATGAACTGCGGCCTGTCAAAATTACCCGCCCTTTTACCAAATATGCCGAAGGGTCGGTGCTTATTGAAATGGGAGAGACGAAGGTCGTGTGTACGGCCTCGGTGGAAGAAAAAGTTCCGCCTTTTTTACGGGACAAAGGACAGGGCTGGATTACTGCTGAGTATGGGATGTTGCCCCGTTCAACCCATGACCGGATGTCCCGTGAAGCCAGCAAAGGCAAGCAGGGCGGGCGAACCCTGGAAATCCAACGGCTGGTGGGACGCTCGCTCCGGGCTGTCACGGATATGCATCAAATGGGAGAACGCTCCATTTGGATTGATTGTGATGTGATTCAGGCTGATGGGGGAACACGGACCGCCTCGATCACGGGCGCCTATATTGCTCTGGCCGATGCCTTTTCGACCTTGAAAGAAAAAGGTCTGATCAAACAGTGCCCCCTTCTGGATTATTTGGCGGCCATCAGTATTGGAAAGATTGCCGGGGAAATCCGGTTAGACTTGTCCTACGACGAAGACTCTCAAGCGGACGTGGATATGAATCTCGTCATGACCGGAAATGGGCGGATGGTTGAGGTACAGGGAACCGCCGAACAATCTCCTTTTTCCAAAAAAGATCTGGATGAGTTTTTGGCGATGGGATGGGAGGGCATTCAACGCTTAATTACCTTGCAGAAGGAACTCATCGGCTCTATTGCCTGA
- a CDS encoding cytochrome c has protein sequence MNKQPRQILLRGVAGVFCWFVVGCSENGTSAGQSSPPATIAQVSTEKDLPTEFKEGEEKFKAFCSPCHGVQAVGTAQGPPLVHKIYEPSHHADFAFQRAAAQGVKAHHWKFGNMPKIEGVTADDVTQIIAYIRWLQRQAGIF, from the coding sequence ATGAACAAGCAACCAAGACAAATACTTCTCAGAGGTGTGGCAGGGGTTTTTTGTTGGTTTGTTGTTGGATGTTCCGAGAATGGGACGAGTGCCGGGCAATCCTCTCCTCCCGCAACCATTGCGCAAGTATCGACCGAGAAAGACCTGCCAACAGAATTCAAAGAGGGCGAAGAAAAATTCAAAGCATTTTGTTCTCCTTGCCATGGAGTGCAGGCGGTGGGAACGGCTCAAGGTCCCCCTTTGGTGCATAAAATCTATGAGCCCAGTCACCATGCGGATTTCGCTTTTCAACGGGCTGCGGCTCAAGGGGTCAAAGCCCACCATTGGAAATTCGGGAACATGCCGAAGATCGAAGGCGTGACGGCAGATGACGTCACGCAGATCATTGCATATATCCGGTGGCTCCAGCGCCAGGCTGGAATTTTCTAG
- a CDS encoding adenine phosphoribosyltransferase, translated as MNYKAHIREVPDFPKPGILFYDITPLLNDPVCFRSIIDECIRHYQDAGITRVVGIESRGFILGSPLAYHLKAGFVPVRKPGKLPADVFEVNYNLEYGSTTLAIHRDAIQKGERVLVVDDLLATGGTAGATVHLIRQLGGDIAGVAFLVELLKLEGRKNLDGCEIHSLISYG; from the coding sequence ATGAACTATAAAGCACATATTCGTGAGGTTCCCGATTTTCCTAAGCCGGGTATTCTTTTTTATGATATTACGCCCTTATTAAATGATCCTGTGTGTTTTCGTTCCATCATCGATGAGTGCATTCGTCACTATCAGGATGCCGGTATTACCAGAGTGGTGGGAATTGAATCACGAGGATTTATTTTGGGGAGTCCATTGGCCTATCACTTGAAAGCCGGCTTTGTTCCGGTTCGGAAGCCCGGCAAATTGCCGGCCGATGTGTTTGAAGTCAATTATAATTTAGAATATGGTTCGACGACTTTGGCAATTCATCGTGATGCGATTCAAAAGGGAGAGCGAGTGCTTGTGGTTGATGACCTTCTTGCTACTGGGGGAACCGCCGGGGCGACCGTCCACCTGATTCGGCAATTAGGTGGCGATATTGCCGGCGTGGCATTTTTAGTTGAATTGTTGAAGCTCGAAGGACGAAAGAATTTGGACGGGTGTGAGATTCACTCCCTGATTTCGTACGGATAA
- a CDS encoding M3 family oligoendopeptidase produces MSKTLPSWDLQGLLRHPTKDFKRITKTLDSLISELEATRPQLSPDISVARFKTIWEQYETVTEHMTTLRAFSFLWFSENTKNQEARAFDTQVRNRLTDCSNRLVFLDLWWQSLDPTNAARLTAKAERFRYHLETLTRFTPHTLSESEERILTIKSTTGRQALETLYGVTTNSLTFSMKMKGRTTRLTREQLMGYVRHPLASVRRGAYHALFKVYGEHRDVLGEMYKSLVQDWCNEGLTLRHYASPMAMRNVTNDVPEKAVDALLKTCRKNAGIFQEYFRLKGRLLKIKQFQRYDLYAPFAAKKSKYSFARAKELVMEAYQAFSPELAQRAKRVLEENHLDAAIRPGKMGGAFCYSVLPTQTPYVLVNFTGEPRDVSTLAHELGHAVHAMMAREHSIFTFHSSLPLAETASVFGEHLLSDLLLQQEKDPKIRAGLLVDQLDDAYATIMRQAYFVQFERQAHHMVQQGATIDALAQIYLTLLREQFGPRLPVDQEFQWEWLAIPHIYSSPFYCYAYSFGSLLVLSLFQRYQAEGPSFVPRYLQLLSGGGSASPQDLLKPLQVDINSTAFWQAGFTRIQGLVNELERSMP; encoded by the coding sequence ATGTCGAAGACTCTTCCATCCTGGGACCTTCAAGGTCTCTTGCGCCATCCAACCAAAGACTTCAAGCGGATCACCAAAACACTTGACTCGCTTATTTCCGAACTCGAGGCCACTAGACCGCAGTTATCTCCCGATATCTCTGTTGCCCGGTTCAAAACAATCTGGGAGCAATACGAAACCGTCACCGAGCACATGACGACGTTGCGGGCCTTTTCGTTTTTATGGTTTTCAGAAAATACGAAAAATCAAGAAGCCCGGGCATTTGACACACAGGTACGAAACCGACTGACAGACTGTTCCAATCGCCTGGTGTTTCTTGACCTCTGGTGGCAAAGCCTCGATCCCACCAACGCGGCCCGGCTGACCGCAAAAGCCGAGCGGTTTCGGTATCACCTGGAAACCCTAACTCGTTTCACACCGCATACCTTGAGTGAATCTGAGGAACGGATTTTAACCATTAAGAGTACGACCGGGCGTCAGGCCCTCGAAACATTGTATGGCGTCACCACGAATAGTTTGACATTTTCCATGAAAATGAAAGGCCGGACGACCCGTCTGACCCGTGAACAACTGATGGGATATGTCCGGCATCCCTTGGCTTCGGTTCGTCGAGGAGCCTACCACGCGCTCTTCAAAGTCTATGGTGAACACCGGGATGTCCTTGGCGAAATGTATAAAAGCCTTGTTCAGGATTGGTGCAATGAAGGGCTCACCTTGCGGCATTACGCTTCTCCCATGGCCATGCGCAATGTCACCAATGATGTCCCCGAAAAAGCCGTTGATGCTCTGCTCAAAACCTGCCGAAAGAATGCCGGCATCTTCCAGGAATATTTTCGGTTAAAGGGACGGCTCCTGAAGATAAAACAGTTTCAACGTTACGATCTGTATGCGCCCTTCGCCGCGAAGAAATCCAAATATTCTTTTGCCAGGGCGAAAGAGCTGGTGATGGAAGCATATCAAGCCTTTTCACCGGAGTTGGCCCAACGGGCGAAGCGGGTTCTTGAAGAGAATCACCTTGATGCTGCGATTCGACCGGGCAAAATGGGGGGGGCTTTTTGTTATAGCGTGCTCCCCACGCAGACTCCTTATGTCCTGGTGAATTTCACGGGAGAGCCCCGTGATGTCTCAACGTTGGCGCATGAACTGGGTCATGCCGTCCACGCGATGATGGCAAGGGAGCATTCCATCTTCACGTTTCATTCGTCGCTCCCACTTGCGGAAACGGCCTCTGTATTTGGCGAGCACCTGCTTTCGGATTTGCTTTTGCAACAGGAAAAGGACCCCAAAATCAGGGCGGGACTCCTTGTCGACCAACTCGACGATGCCTATGCCACCATTATGCGACAGGCCTACTTTGTTCAATTTGAACGGCAAGCGCATCACATGGTTCAACAAGGCGCGACCATTGATGCCCTCGCTCAAATCTACCTAACCCTCCTTCGAGAGCAATTCGGGCCTCGCCTACCCGTGGACCAGGAGTTTCAATGGGAATGGCTCGCCATTCCTCATATCTACTCCAGTCCATTTTATTGCTACGCCTATAGCTTTGGCAGTCTGTTAGTGCTGTCGTTGTTTCAACGCTATCAGGCAGAAGGGCCCTCGTTCGTCCCGCGATATCTACAATTGCTGTCGGGAGGTGGGTCGGCCAGTCCTCAAGACCTGCTCAAACCCCTACAGGTGGACATCAACTCCACGGCATTCTGGCAGGCAGGATTTACACGGATCCAGGGGTTGGTCAATGAACTGGAACGAAGTATGCCGTAA
- a CDS encoding zinc ribbon domain-containing protein: MPLYEYVCEGCDHRYEAMQALSAKPEETLCPKCNTTQSRRIMSSFASKIVGTHKPGFAESKAYSMLNERMDKFSKLPPIMGQRAAPTEANSQPSGGE, translated from the coding sequence ATGCCATTGTATGAATATGTCTGTGAAGGATGCGATCATCGGTATGAGGCCATGCAAGCCCTGAGCGCAAAACCCGAAGAAACCCTTTGCCCAAAATGCAACACCACCCAAAGCCGACGAATTATGTCTTCGTTTGCGTCGAAAATTGTGGGTACACATAAACCAGGATTCGCTGAAAGCAAAGCCTATAGTATGCTGAATGAAAGAATGGATAAGTTTTCCAAGCTCCCCCCAATTATGGGCCAGCGCGCGGCCCCGACCGAGGCCAATTCCCAACCCTCCGGAGGAGAATAG
- the queC gene encoding 7-cyano-7-deazaguanine synthase QueC yields MSKIVVLASGGLDSTVTAAIAKSEGYELYFLTVDYGQRHRTEIACAQKISDYFQVREHKIVPLDLRTFGGSALTDQIPVPTNRTPQDREQQIPVTYVPARNTIFLSLALAYAEVLGASNIFFGANIRDYSGYPDCRPDFIRAFKEVARLGTRLGLAGQPVDILAPLLFLSKREIIQKGHALGVPFQWTNSCYNPGLQNQPCGHCDSCVIRQEGFKEAQLPDPLLAG; encoded by the coding sequence ATGTCAAAGATTGTTGTTCTGGCAAGTGGCGGGTTGGATTCGACGGTGACGGCTGCCATTGCCAAATCAGAAGGATATGAGCTGTATTTCTTGACTGTCGACTATGGACAACGTCATCGAACGGAAATCGCCTGTGCGCAAAAAATTTCTGACTATTTTCAGGTCAGAGAACACAAAATTGTTCCATTGGACTTGCGCACCTTTGGTGGATCCGCGCTAACCGATCAGATTCCCGTCCCCACCAATCGAACCCCACAGGATCGGGAGCAGCAGATTCCCGTTACCTATGTTCCCGCCAGGAATACCATTTTCTTGAGTTTGGCATTGGCCTATGCCGAAGTGTTGGGTGCTTCCAACATATTTTTTGGGGCCAATATTCGTGACTATTCCGGCTACCCGGATTGCCGACCGGATTTTATTCGAGCCTTCAAGGAGGTGGCGCGTCTTGGCACACGATTGGGATTGGCAGGCCAACCGGTCGACATTCTCGCTCCGCTGCTCTTTTTGAGCAAGCGTGAGATAATCCAAAAAGGCCACGCTTTAGGAGTGCCTTTTCAATGGACGAATAGTTGTTATAATCCAGGTCTACAAAATCAGCCGTGCGGTCACTGTGATAGTTGCGTGATTCGTCAAGAGGGATTTAAGGAGGCACAACTTCCTGATCCGTTACTCGCCGGATAA